Within the Chromobacterium paludis genome, the region TGGTCGCCGCAGGCGCGCATGATCAGGTTGTTGCGGAAGAAGATGTCGCGGCATAGCGTGCCGATTTCGCCGAAGTCCGGGAACAGTTCGCGCGTGGCCTTGTTCTTGACCAGGGTGAAGGCCTGGATCATGCCCACGCCGCGCACATCGTCCACGTGCTCGAAACGGCTGAAGGTTTCGCGCCAGCGCTGCTGCATATAAGGACCGATGTCCTCCTTGACGCGCCGCACGATGCCCTCGTCGCGCAAGGCGACGACATTGGCGTGGGCGACGGCGGCGCAAACCGGGTGGCCGGAGTAAGTGAAACCGTGGTTGAAGTCGCCGCCGGCGATCAGCCCTTCGGCCACGCGCTTGCCGACAAACACCGCGCCGATCGGCAGATAGCCCGAGGACAAGCCCTTGGCCGTGGTGAAGATGTCCGGCTGGAATCCCAGTTGCTGATGGCCGAACCACTCGCCGGTACGGCCAAAGCCGCAGATCACCTCGTCCGCCACCAGCAATACATCATGCTTGCGGCAGATGCGCTCGATTTCCGGCCAGTAGGTGGCCGGCGGAATGATGACGCCGCCGGCGCCCTGGATCGGTTCGCCGACGAAGGCGGCCACCTTGTCGGCGCCGATTTCGAGGATTTTCTCTTCCAGCCAGCGCGCGGCCACCAGGCCGAACTCGTCCGGCGTCATGTCCTTGCCATGCTTGTACCACCACGGCTGCTCGATATGGGCCATGCCCGGAATCGGCAGGTCGCCCTGCTCATGCATATACTTCATGCCGCCCAGGCTGGCGCCGCCTATGGTGGAGCCGTGATAGCCGTTCCAGCGGCCGATCAGCGTTTTCTTTTCCGGCTTGCCCTGCACATCCCAGTAGCGGCGCACCATGCGTATCATGGTGTCCACCGACTCCGAACCGGAATTGGTGTAGAACACATGGTCGAATCCGGCCGGCGTCACCTCGGACAACAGGCTGGACAGTTCGATCACGGCGGGATGGGTGGTCTTGAAGAAAGTATTGTAAAACGGCAGTTCTTCCATCTGGCGGCGCGCCACCTCGGCGAAGTCCTTGCGGCCGTAACCGACATTGACGCACCACAGGCCGGCCATGCCGTCCATGATCTTATTGCCTTCCGAATCCCACAGGTAGACGCCCTCGCCGCGCGTCATCACGCGCGCGCCCGCCTGGTTCAGCGAGGCGGTATCCGTGAACGGATGCAGGTGGTGAGCGGCATCCATCTCGCGCCATTGGCTGGTGCTACGTTGCTTCTGCATAAACACTTCCTTCCTGTTTTCTCCGACGGGGCGAGCCGGCGGCCCGCCCTTCCTGCGCCTGCGGCGTCTTACTTATTCTCTTGTCCTGCCTGTCGTCGCGATTCTAACCGTTTGCGGTCGCCTCGCCCATCACACGTGCAGCAACAGGAACTTGCGCTCCCACGGGCTGATCACGCGGAAATACTCGGAAAATTCCTTTTCCTTCATCGCCACATACATTTTGACGAAGCGCGTTCCCAACACTTCGGCCATCTCCTTGCACCCCGCCAGCTGCAGCAGCGATTCTTCCGAGCTGTTCGGAAACTGGTAAGGCAATTCGTAGGCGTCGGTTTGGCGCGGCTCGGCGGGCTTGAGCTTGTTCACCATGCCCAGGTAGCCGCAAGCCAGCGTGGCGGCGATGGCGATGTAAGGATTCACGTCCACGCCCGGCACCCGGTTCTCCACGCGGCGCGCGGCCGGCGAGGAGTGCGGGATGCGCAGGCCCACGGTGCGGTTGTCGTAACCCCATTCGACATTGGTCGGCGCCGCGGTGTAGCGAGACAAACGACGGAATGAGTTCACATAAGGGGCGAACAGCGGCATGGTCTGCGGGATATAGGTTTGCAGGCCAGCGATGAAGTGGAAGAAATGCTCGGACGGGCTGCCGTCTTCGCTGGTGAAAATATTGCGGCCGGTATTCTTGTCCACCACGCTCTGATGGATGTGCATGGCGCTGCCGGGCTCGTTTTCC harbors:
- a CDS encoding aspartate aminotransferase family protein, whose protein sequence is MQKQRSTSQWREMDAAHHLHPFTDTASLNQAGARVMTRGEGVYLWDSEGNKIMDGMAGLWCVNVGYGRKDFAEVARRQMEELPFYNTFFKTTHPAVIELSSLLSEVTPAGFDHVFYTNSGSESVDTMIRMVRRYWDVQGKPEKKTLIGRWNGYHGSTIGGASLGGMKYMHEQGDLPIPGMAHIEQPWWYKHGKDMTPDEFGLVAARWLEEKILEIGADKVAAFVGEPIQGAGGVIIPPATYWPEIERICRKHDVLLVADEVICGFGRTGEWFGHQQLGFQPDIFTTAKGLSSGYLPIGAVFVGKRVAEGLIAGGDFNHGFTYSGHPVCAAVAHANVVALRDEGIVRRVKEDIGPYMQQRWRETFSRFEHVDDVRGVGMIQAFTLVKNKATRELFPDFGEIGTLCRDIFFRNNLIMRACGDHIVSAPPLVMTRAEVDEMLALASRCLEEFEQALKARSLV